One Thermoleophilaceae bacterium genomic region harbors:
- a CDS encoding bifunctional (p)ppGpp synthetase/guanosine-3',5'-bis(diphosphate) 3'-pyrophosphohydrolase: MPKVPKAEGSSSKRRVPGNGNGSKAAARAKAAAAVGGPEPDFRHRPVDEAHAHGPAGPTVGLTDSERELLGDLLAVVEEHASEAVEQIDRGLLERAFVFACDHHADQRRRSGEDFITHPVGVGKICAGMRLDTATLCASLLHDTVEDTSASLGEVRDAFGDEIANLVDGVTKLTGITFQSRDDRQAENYRKMMVAMASDIRVILIKLADRLHNMRTIEAMPKQKQNEKAKETLEIFAPLAHRLGIHAIKWELEDLAFATLHPRKYTEIKQLVNQQRTDREDYVTRAGRYLQQELEAVGIGAEISGRAKHFYSIYVKMTKKGREFNEIYDLTAMRVLVDSVKDCYGAIGIIHSLWKPLPGRFKDFVAMPKFNMYQALHTTVIGPEGRPLEIQIRTGEMHATAEYGVAAHWTYKGQAYGKGGGAAAPKGVEEKVEWLSHLVDWQKDLTDPQEFAENLKADLFEDEVFVFTPKGEVKSLSAGATPLDFAYSVHTDVGHRCVGAKVNGKIVPLHYELQSGDIVEVLTSKKERGPSRDWLGLVKTPRAQSKIRAWFKRERREDSERTGRDILQENLKRQGLPAQKIVGSPLLADVIREMGFKKGEEFYVALGQAKVSAKVVVNKVLQRLKQGESAVEPTGADDLLQRKEVGARKTKASSAYGIKVEGIDDVMLRLAKCCRPVPGDEIVGYISLGKGITIHREDCPNARALMKNPERFTSVAWEGDTAAAFRVELQVDGWDRTGLLEDLSRTFAETGINILEARCTVLHPMVKNRFVVEVGDTASLKNCVQRLRNIESVFDAYRVTPGV; encoded by the coding sequence ATGCCAAAGGTCCCGAAAGCCGAGGGGTCGTCGTCCAAGCGGCGCGTGCCCGGCAACGGCAACGGATCGAAGGCGGCCGCGCGGGCCAAGGCGGCCGCGGCCGTGGGCGGGCCGGAGCCGGACTTCCGCCACCGGCCGGTGGACGAGGCCCACGCGCACGGCCCCGCAGGCCCCACCGTCGGGCTCACCGACTCCGAGCGAGAGCTGCTCGGGGACCTGCTCGCGGTCGTGGAGGAGCACGCGTCCGAGGCCGTCGAGCAGATCGACCGCGGGCTGCTCGAGCGCGCCTTCGTGTTCGCCTGCGACCACCACGCGGACCAGCGCCGCCGCTCGGGCGAGGACTTCATCACACATCCCGTCGGCGTCGGCAAGATCTGCGCGGGCATGCGCCTGGACACGGCCACGCTCTGCGCGTCGCTGCTGCACGACACCGTGGAGGACACCAGCGCGTCGCTCGGCGAGGTGCGCGACGCCTTCGGCGACGAGATCGCCAACCTCGTGGACGGTGTCACCAAGCTCACCGGCATCACCTTCCAGAGCCGCGACGACCGCCAGGCCGAGAACTACCGCAAGATGATGGTCGCGATGGCCTCGGACATCCGGGTCATCCTCATCAAGCTCGCGGACCGCCTCCACAACATGCGCACGATCGAGGCGATGCCCAAGCAGAAGCAGAACGAGAAGGCGAAGGAGACGCTCGAGATCTTCGCGCCCCTCGCGCACCGCCTGGGCATCCACGCGATCAAGTGGGAGCTGGAGGACCTGGCCTTCGCCACGCTGCACCCGCGCAAGTACACGGAGATCAAGCAGCTCGTCAACCAGCAGCGCACCGATCGCGAGGACTACGTCACGCGTGCCGGCCGCTACCTGCAGCAGGAGCTGGAGGCCGTGGGCATCGGCGCGGAGATCTCAGGCCGCGCCAAGCACTTCTACTCCATCTACGTGAAGATGACCAAGAAGGGGCGCGAGTTCAACGAGATCTACGACCTCACCGCCATGCGCGTGCTCGTGGACTCGGTCAAGGACTGCTACGGCGCCATCGGCATCATCCACTCGCTCTGGAAGCCGCTGCCGGGGCGCTTCAAGGACTTCGTGGCCATGCCCAAGTTCAACATGTACCAGGCTCTCCACACCACGGTGATCGGGCCCGAGGGGCGCCCGCTCGAGATCCAGATCCGCACGGGCGAGATGCACGCCACCGCCGAGTACGGCGTGGCGGCGCACTGGACCTACAAGGGCCAGGCCTACGGCAAGGGCGGCGGCGCCGCGGCGCCCAAGGGCGTGGAGGAGAAGGTGGAGTGGCTGAGCCACCTGGTCGACTGGCAGAAGGACCTCACCGATCCGCAGGAGTTCGCGGAGAACCTCAAGGCCGACCTGTTCGAGGACGAGGTCTTCGTCTTCACGCCCAAGGGCGAGGTCAAGTCGCTCTCGGCGGGCGCCACCCCGCTGGACTTCGCGTACTCGGTGCACACGGACGTGGGCCACCGCTGCGTGGGCGCGAAGGTCAACGGCAAGATCGTGCCGCTCCACTACGAGCTGCAGTCGGGGGACATCGTGGAGGTCCTGACATCCAAGAAGGAGCGCGGTCCCTCGCGCGACTGGCTCGGGCTGGTGAAGACTCCGCGCGCCCAGTCCAAGATCCGCGCCTGGTTCAAGCGCGAGCGGCGCGAGGACTCCGAGCGCACCGGCCGCGACATCCTCCAGGAGAACCTCAAGCGCCAGGGGCTGCCGGCCCAGAAGATCGTCGGCTCGCCGCTGCTCGCGGACGTCATCCGCGAGATGGGCTTCAAGAAGGGCGAGGAGTTCTACGTCGCCCTCGGCCAGGCCAAGGTCTCGGCCAAGGTCGTGGTCAACAAGGTCCTCCAGCGGCTCAAGCAGGGCGAGTCCGCCGTCGAGCCCACGGGCGCGGACGACCTCCTGCAGCGCAAGGAGGTCGGTGCGCGCAAGACCAAGGCGTCCTCGGCCTACGGCATCAAGGTCGAGGGCATCGACGACGTCATGTTGCGCCTGGCCAAGTGCTGCCGGCCGGTCCCGGGCGACGAGATCGTCGGCTACATCTCGCTCGGCAAGGGAATCACGATCCACCGCGAGGACTGCCCCAACGCGCGCGCCCTGATGAAGAACCCCGAGCGCTTCACGAGCGTGGCATGGGAGGGCGACACGGCCGCGGCGTTCCGTGTCGAGCTGCAGGTGGACGGGTGGGATCGCACCGGCCTGCTCGAGGACCTGTCGCGCACCTTCGCCGAGACCGGCATCAACATCCTCGAGGCCCGCTGCACGGTACTGCACCCGATGGTCAAGAACCGCTTCGTGGTGGAGGTGGGGGACACCGCCTCGCTCAAGAACTGCGTGCAGCGGCTGCGCAACATCGAGAGCGTGTTCGACGCGTACCGCGTCACTCCGGGCGTCTGA